In Episyrphus balteatus chromosome 4, idEpiBalt1.1, whole genome shotgun sequence, the sequence acattttgtataaataaacaaatatatacaaattaaaaaaaaaaacagctctcgACACCTGACAGATGATGATAATACAACGCAAATTGATTGCATTATTCACCGAGCTTAAatataggtacacaaaaaaaaacatctcattttgatatttttgtatagATTCTAGAATAGGTATTTCCATTATTTTCTTCTATCATTCGAGTCACTTTTATCAAATCAACTACATTTTTTAGCCCCAAATTATTATAACTAGTAtatcaaaaagtcaaaaactatCCTCTTCAAGAAATAAAACTTAATCTGATCTTTCAACGTCAAGTTTTCTTTAGAATAGAACTATGGGCATTACGACAAACTTTAAATTGATTAATTATTTGCTTGATTGTGTGAGCTTGCTGTGTTcatatgaatattttgaaaattcatcaTTCTAGTATTCATCAGTGTGCTTTACATCGTCCATATAAACTTCATCGCCTCGTCTGTGGCGCTAttttatctagcaatttatttattgttttttttttttttgttcttccatACAAAACATATGTTTTAAGATAAGAAGAACAACAGGAAATTGCGTTCGCAATGCACTCTCTTGACCGTGATTAATATTTCCCAACTGTACGAGTATGTGTTTatcttatttttcaatatttattattCCAGAGCATCGACGTTAACGCACTTTAATATTCATCATTCATCACATTCTCGATGGCTGATACAGAAACAGAATGGTTGGAAGATCTTTTAAGAGAGGTGCAATTGGAACAATTCCTTGCAAGAATTCGTGATGATTTGCAAGTAACACGATTAGCACATTTTGATTATGTCCAGCCAACTGACCTGGAACGTTGTGGACTGGGTAAACCGGCAATCCGACGACTCATGGAAGCCGTTCGAAAGAAAAAAGCACATCAATGGAGAAAGAATATCCTTTCCAAACTAATTGGCGGAGGAAAACAGCCCAGTAAGAAGCAATCAAATGTACCAAAAGAGAACCAATCAACACAGCTGACGTGTCTGATTCATGAAAAAGATGTAACGTTGGGAATTAAATTAGGTGATGGTTCTTTCGGAGTTGTTCGCAAGGGTGAATGGACGACTCCTTCAAATCGAATCCTACAGGTGGCAGTTAAAGTGCTCAAATCGGACAATCTCACACAGCCAGGTATCATTGATGACTTTTTTCGCGAGGTGCAAGCTATGCACGCTCTGGATCATCCAAATTTAGTGCGTTTACATGGAGTTGTTCTATCGCAGCCAATGATGATGATTACAGAATTGGCGGAGAGAGGTTCTCTACTGGACACAATGCGAAAGCAATGTAAACATACTCCTCTGAGGAATATCTGGATTTGGTCAGTCCAAATATCGACTGGAATGGCGTACTTGGAACACAAACGTTTTCTACATCGAGACCTGGCTTGTCGAAATGTGCTTTTAGCTGCggggaataaaataaaaatcggtgACTTTGGACTGATGCGAGCATTGCCTCAGGAAGACGATTGCTATGTGATGTCAGAGCACAAGAAGGTTCCGTTTCCATGGTGTGCTCCTGAATCGTTGCGGTATCGACAGTTTAGCCATGCATCTGATACATGGATGTTTGGTGTCACGCTGTGGGAAATGTTTACATTTGGAGAAGACCCCTGGGTAGGTCTGAATGGGTCTCagatattgagaaaaattgataGAGAGGGCGAGCGATTGCATCATCCCGAAGCCTGTCCACCGGATGTTTATGAATTAATGCTGCAGTGTTGGGATAAGACACCTTCAGAAAGACCTACATTTGCTGCTATCAAGTAAGTAGTAGTAGATAATACATTGTgagatttttttggaattaaagtgattattttttttcagagagTTTCTAAATGGTGCAGAACCACAATTATTGAAAGCGATAAAACCTTTCCACGAAGCAAACAAATTGGACATCGAAGTGAACGATATAATTGCGATAGTCGATGGCCGTCCGGAATTAAAGTTTATCAAAGGACAGAACCAGAGAACTTTTGAAGTTGGAATATTCCCAAGGTATACAATCTCGACGGTGCTTATTTATTTGACACTTCATTAGCAGTTATTTATGTCGTAGGTAGTCTACAGTTTAAGTGATAGAAATTATTCTTTGCTTAATAGTTAACGTTAAGTCTTCAATGCACAGTATTAAAGCTAGCACTGGAGTAGAAAcgaaattttcatcaaaaaaatcgtTTGTTTGTGTTTTGGAACTTAACATCCGAAAGCTTCTACTTCGAAATTCGTTTGGTAAATTTCAAggtttttacatattcttgtaacATTACATGCCTCTTTCTAGCAGATATGAGAAATAAGCTTTATAGCCCAGTAGAGAAATACCGcttttctgatttttgtttttctaaattttcggACACGATTATCAAAGCAACACTGTGCTCACTACTTATTAATTTCAGCTTCTAGAAactaattttgtacaaaaatgatGCATTACATCTTTGAagattataaaatttcaaataattggaGCATAAACTATTTCTGTAGGTTTTATAGTTTGCAACATAGTGTTTTTCGTCAAAATCGAATATGATTCGATTCGATTCAAAGCTGTTTAAAGCAGAAATAGTTTTAATAGAAATAGATTTCGTTCCAACTCTTCGGATACCAAACCTTttgaaaagtgaattttcagGCATTGAGAGGTGTTTTAGAAAATTCGAAACAAGAAAATTGTTGCAAAGATCTAACGGCCAATTTGTTCACCTAAGTATATACTCTACTCAGCCAGACTAGATGCAAGTAATAATGCGTCTACACTATCGATTTTAAGGTCCTTACTAATGCCGAgttgtaattaaataaatagaatGCTAAATAAATAGAATAAGGTCATCGGTTGTTTGTGGTCATCAGTACTCTATAAAAACATAGATTTAAAGAGGAtgcaaatgaattaaaaatcgATTAGAACAAGCTAATATTGCATTTCATATAGCTCCCAATTATTAGGTATTAAGTCTAGCCCATTGCAATAAAAGGTTAAAAATAGATAACAAGATTTTAAAAGGACCGATGAACTACCAGGCAGaaatacagtaaaaaaaattactttaaactgCTAAGTGATTTATGTATTCCCGAGTTATACTGAAAGTTTCAGGTATAAAGCTCATCTGAAACATTTTATCTATCGGTctgtttattataaaaattctaCGTCTAGTTAATTGTATCAAACTCAAATATAGAGTGTCTCAATATTACAACTATAATCtacaatttttactaaaaattaagAGAAGAATTCGTTATTGCAGTGAAAATCCATTATCAAAATGTGGAACTTTACTCTGAGACCGCTCTGCCGGACTTATTATAGGAGTTCTTGTGTAAGCCTTAAAAATAACGCAGCTCAAGACTAAGATCTAACACGTCATCAATGAGATACACATACACCATTATCAAAAAGTCAttcaaacgtttttttttatcaattgaaCCGATTAggtcagaaaaagaaaaaaatctgataatgatATGAAGTAGTAGAGGTATGCAATGAATGACTTAAAACTTCTTCCAAGACATTCGATTTTACTTCAAATACCTCATTCGCTCCATTcaaattattcaaaacaaaacgaaTTAATGTTCTCCTATAGCATTACCGAGGGAGTATTTCAcccaaatttatttcaaaacatttaGTTCAGAATACCCATAAAAATGGGTACTCGTAAGCAAATATACCGAGTACACCAAATACTCTAACTGATGTAGGTGTACCCATAATTATTGCTGACTAACGCTTAGTATATGTgtttatttctttgaaattttttgtttgacgttACAATTCGCACATTTCTTTTCTGAAATTACGATGCAAAAACATTATTTGCTCACTCAAACCGGTTTGATACAAGTTATACTAGGAAACAGCGCTTATTGCTTTAATtcctttcaaacccctccctattttcctaacGGTCGTAATGTGTTCATCATTCATTAAGTTAAGATCAATTTTGTGATAACACACGGCAAATTTAACCAAAATCGTTATATGGGCCACTCAGTTTCGGGTGAATTTTAAAGAGAAATGTAGTTTTGATTGTAGGAAGTCAAAAATTAATATCACTGCTTTTAGAGAATGGAAAAGAAAACATCCTGTGTTTCGTTTTTGGACGAAGAATACAAAATCGTTTCCAGAGCTACACATTTCATGCTTCGGCCGTAAtgagtagaaaaagaaaataagtcgTTTCGAACTGGAAATAGTAACCAAATGTCAAAAGCGCAACTAAATGCCACCTAACTTTTTATGacatctgaccaatcagagcctTAAAAAATTCAGATCGTAAATTCAGGTCCTGCATTGATCGCAAGGAATTTCAAtattatgaaattatttttaaaccagTTTTTTGAAAAGGGATCAAGGATTTTTTAAACCTGGTTTTTATGTTTCGATTTTTAgattagaatttttatttttaaattttttaccatAAAAACTAGTACGACCTagtcgtgaattttatttttattttgacaaaaaaaaaatttattggttTAGGAAGTTAACAATTCTTAACATCgagacataaaaaataaaaattcaaaaagttatcaaaaaatcaaattgaaactgtttttttttttttaatttcaggaaTATATTAGAAAAGCGCAAAGTAAATGATCTAATTCGGTCCTCAAATGATGGACTGCGTCAGGTTGGAGGAGGGCATGGATCTCCTTTTGGATTTTGTTGGGGTGGACCAGCATTAGGTGCACCACCAATTCAAACAGATGGTGAAggaggtaaaaaaataaaatcaatcctACCGCATTTATTAACTTGATTTTTTTCCTTCCTATTTTCTAGATAACCGCAATCGCAAAAGTGCCTCTTTTCAAATCAAAGAACGCAAGTCTTCCACATTCAAACAATTCGCCTACAATAAGCTTGTGAACGAACGAGGTGCAGCCACTGGTCAGCTTTTACAACACCGATCGTCCATGCCACCAAAGCTTAGTAATATGACTAGCAATGGACATCAAGCCCAACAGAAGGAAGGAATTTTGATAGATATTTCTCCAGAATTCGGAGTTTTAGAATCTGGTCAGAGTGCATCATCGTTGAAAGTTGATAGCTCCTTCTGTATTTTGGATGCACCCATAGATGTTCCAACCGAAGAGACACCCCAACAAGAACAGCTACCATCACAGCCAACGGCAGCACAGTTTCAGCTACCAACGCGTTTGGAACCACCTCCATATCAAATGCCTCCAACATATTCAAATACATTAGAATTTACTCAAACGGTGGCTAGGGACCCCTTTGATACTTCTGATATCGAGACCACCCCTAGCGATGGCCTTTATTCAAATGTAAATAAACAACCGATAAGTGAGGATACTCAAGAGCAAGGTGCCTCATCATCCGTTTTCAATAGTCCGATGGCGCGGAAAAGTCTTATGTTCTCCCAAAATAAAGAGAACATTCCGCAAGATCCTCAAAAGCCACCAGAAATGGCAAGTGCCGTTATGCAGTTTACATCAAATTCCAATGAATCTCTTGGTGCCAGCCTAAACAATTTAAGTCTCGAGAGTTCTGGAGCGTCTGAAAAAATGCTCGACAAGTCTTTCATCGCTGAACTGGAGAAGGACATGTATAAACGTCCTGGAAGTCAAACGGATTTTGAGCGCAATTCATCACAAATGTATGCCAACAAGGAAGCAATGTATAAGAATAATCTAACTCCCTTGAAAAATATCAATTCTTCGCCTCCATCGAATGGTGCCTCACCAAAGATCAAAAATGAGCGATACGGCTCTGTGATCGTAGACAATCGTAACAATAGTTTGTACGGAAGTGATGTTGAGCTGagacaaaaacaaatcaacaccgaacaacaacaacagcagcagcctAGTACAACTTCGGTGGTGAATCAAATTTGGTACGAAAAAGTTGCTGGCCGAGAATATTACTCTCAACCGCCAGTAGACTTTTATCAGAACACATTTGCACAGCAACAAAGTGGCAGTGAGATGTTGCAGCAGCagcaaaataataacaatttcgTTCGTCCCGCGCTCCAAAAAACATCGAATATTTATAACTCGGTGCCTACAAGTGTGTATGGAGTTGTTCCAAGGGATTTTTACGATTCCGTAGCGCCCACTCCCTCCACATACTATGGCCAGGTGCCTTTGAATGGTGGTGGAGCAATGCATGCAGGAGCAGCTATATATTCGAATGGAGCGGCTGCTCAACTCAATCCTGTGATATACGATGAAGTCTCAATGGAAGACTATCTGAGACCAACTCGACCAGCTCCATTGGCACCACCACAACTATCTGCCCAGCAGATCCAACGAAGACTGGAAAAGTTGAAGATGCAACAGGAAAATGGTGAGGCTGGTGCCGCGGCCACATCAATCTATGGCTCAATCGAAGCCCTTGAAAACCAAATGATAACTAGCATTTTAAAGGATCTAGGACCGCCTGCCACTGAATCTGATATAAGGTCGGCGTTGCGAGCGTCAGGAGGAGATCCAAATATTGCCATTCGATTTTACAAAATCGATCAATTGACAAGGTAAGTaaattttcttatacaaaattaAGACAAATTGTTTTGTCAAAAACTCTTAAATATAAGTAGGTTCCAAattaactaaaatatttttttatttgctagaCTCGGTCTTGCTAATCGTCCCCAGTGTGAGCAGGCTCTCCAAAAAACTGGATGGAGTGTTGAATTAGCAGCCGCCGTTCTCCTTGAATCCACTTCATAAATTAATAACCTACCACATAGTACTATTACTTAACAGATCATTCCGATGTGCCCAGTATAATCTCCAAAATGTGTctgttttattaacaaaaaagagtacattttgtgaaaaagtcacaaaacccccacaaaaaattataagaaaaatcgAATTTCACTCTATCGATGTCAATTGTATCCCCCCAAAAACCGAATAATGTATTGCTATATGAACAAATCTGACATTTTAACAACTTGCTATTAAATTAGTTGGCTAAGGCGTTTTTTAATCGAGTTCCttaacaataatattttaatataattttgtattactTTTCAAGAACTCAAATAATGCAAAACCCTTACTGACTCCATGATAGCTTTGAATGTTTTCGATTAGTTGtaagttttaatgaaaaaaaaaaaagataaagtaATATGTAGctagaaataatattttaaattttattttattttttttattattattattatttactatGAAACATGActatatataaattattttagatactcttaattcaaaaaacaaacaaataaaaaaaatactctgtcCTTTGTTGAAATCCAggatacaaaatatatattttacgAGAAACATAATAATATtacttatatatatatacatattaagTTTAAACGGATTCTATGTAAATAAaacgaatattttattttaaataaataagtaaagacaagaaaaaaaaacaaaacaactgaCATCACGACTTCAAGTTAATGTATTAATTGTGAAGCAAACCATgataataagaaaacaaaaataaacaaactgaaatatatgtatacatataaatatatgtaagtGTAAAGTtctaaataaatgaatttattgcaaaaaaaatgcatgtgatgtaaattttagttttattgtaatatttaacttttggcaaaagaaaaattgaatcaGTCTGCTTCATACCATTTCCCTTGTTAACTGGTATTAGACCTCAAGGTAACCCAGTGAAATTTGAATTATAAGGAATGGATTAGCTTGGAATGGCGGAGAGCTAGACTTATAACTTTGTTCAGTGGATCTTCTCTTTATTTTGTTACGAAAGTAAATCCCATTCAAAAGTGTTTTCCGTTTCGTTTTTGAATTTGGTACTCTGTAAAGCATTCGAAGATCatgatattcaaaattaaacaaaattaatatccCGTTTATTTACACAAGAATGTAGAATACATCACAAATCAATCGATATGACTACTTAAGAAATGGTGGAGACTTTCTGTGCAGGCGAGCACAAACACAAAACCACCTACTCTACAAAGGGCATCAACTTTTCAACGCACTTCCGAATTGAGTCATAAATTTAACAAAgttctttaactttttattgaaaaacaatattttgaaattttctttaaatagaaataagagtttttcaaactaattaagtttttttcgagTTTTTAATTACTATTTCTTTTGTGATTTGTGAAATCAAGTggtcacagtttttttttaattcatttaatttgagttagaaaaacagttaaaatttaaaaacttctaCTTATggttatttaatttaagttatTGTGGCTTattaaaatccattttatttaacatcagccatttttatataaaaataatattgaatatttCTACGTGGTTATATATAACACAAATACGCTGAACAACTatttaacattgaaatttaggaaacaaaaaaataattctttaacaGTATTAATTTAGTattaaagcttgaaaaaaacttttcaagcCCTCctccaattttttcttttacccTTAATTGTTGTTTTAGAACAAGCGAATTTAGAAATTTTCACACaaagttgcttagaatgttaaagctttttattaattttaattttatcattgaTCTAAAaagaattgttgaaaaaaaagttgatttaaacgaaaacacatttttaaatggttttaatcTCCAAATGattgaattgatttttgtataacaaagaTCTGttggaatttgattttttgtatacaaaaattttgtataaaaaaaatatttagtacgCCATTTTGAAGTAATTATTTTTTCAGAtactcaaacatttttcaagtaaattcattaatccgttttgatgaaatttatttttcaaaatcaattaaaatatttttttaaaaatccaaaattgacttttttgaaaatttgtcttAATTCTTCAACTAAAGCTATACTAAAACGTTTATGCAGACAAATTTACGTTGAAATCCGATGATTTAcgagaaatcaagaaaacggttctatggcaggtacataTGTTAATAACGGtggaaacaatattttttttcatataagaaGTAGAAACTTTATATACatgttattttaaatcaaaatcgttagagccatttttgaaaaaaaaataactttttctattttcgtcattatggcaagtaggtacctaccgttatttttggtaattaaaagtaaaatttcaattttgcctCTAGGAAATCTTAAACTCATAAATacaaagttttaagaaaatctctCCAGTAGTTTAGGGTTTATACATTCAAGATAGATACAGACAGAATtgtgagacccacttttttcgaattctctatcatcgtaatggcATGTCTCgcgttcgatttttttacgaatcctaaacttgccctatagtacccaTATCAAGTACCCATAAGCAGGTTAATATTACAAGGATAGCACCAAACTCCACATCATACAATATATTTATCGACAGCGCAGTGTTAGTAACCATGTGGCCCTTGTGTATTAAGATCCATTTGACTATTTATTTTGACATCGGGTTCCACACCCTGAGAAGAAACGGGTCCCCATATAATTGCATATTCACTTCcgtattttaataatttgaaatgATTTTGAGTTGTTTTGTTGTTGCGGAGGACGCCAACCGTTTCAAGAAATGGCTCCGAACATCCTTGCACCTCCACCACCATATGAAAATGTTTTGTGCGCTGTTTTGTTGCTGCGAAGGTGGTAAAGAAAAAAgtggtcactggggtgtatacgtACACGCCAGTTAGTAGGCGTGTTTTGTAAAATATAGTATTCTGGCTTAGGTATCGGTCCGAAGACAGTATACATtccttattttaatttatttttcaaatgtaaCCCCTGTAAAACCTTCGAAAGAGACCAACACCAACGTTTGTAACACGCACTTTGTTTGACCTTAAGAGAAGTctgaaaaaaactaatttagaTTTATTTAGTATATAACAGGTAATATTTTAGCCTATTATCtcttttattgttaataaaccAACAACCAACCatacaattataattattataaacaaaaaaaaaaagtttaaaaaaattgattttttaaaaacaagttctgttttataaaagtacaaTCGCGTTTGCTACATCCCACACAAAAATTCTGATTATATCTTTTAACCAATCGAAAAAGTTGTCATGAAACTTCTAAATGAAAAACCATGCCATTTACAAGCAAACAGTAAATAAGCAAACACTTTTCTGACTTCACGAATTTGTACCtataatgatatttttttgtagaatgtCAAAATGTCATAAATTTACCGAGTaaaaattttatggaaaaaaccAACAATCTTGTATGGAAAAGGTGGCAAtgtaaaaattgtgttttaaaaTACACTTCGCATCAACTGAataagcaaacatttttttaaggtttcatcCAAGAAACGAGTAGAAGTGTATTTTGAATAGTGAATTTTATATGTagaactaaaaatatttatttgtattattaaattattaaaaaattgtatcgcatatattattataaataaataaatagtggtttatttgaaattttgtagttggcgtaaaaagaagataaaaccatACAAAGCCAAGAccttcaaatattaaaatgtattcGCACTTGCCAACAAATAATGCAtgcatatatgtacataatgtaTGTACGAGTATGTTGAATTGGAATGTttgttatgaatttttattagccacttttttttttgtaggtaccaaAAAATGAAAACGGGTCTTTGACATTGCTTTACAAAGCAGTGTAAGTATTGTGTACATAAGTAGTCTCATTAATAGTTATCTGAAATAAGGTTTTATGCCCCGTCTACACTCTGACTACTCAAGGTTCTTTTGCCATAAAGAGCTCTTCATTTAACACCTAATCGACATGCTCGATGGTCACCACATGCGTTTCTGTAATATCAATCTTTACCCGCATTCAATTGCTCGGCTCTGGTATATCCACACTTTTCCCTGCGTTTTCTTATCGTATACGCGTCTGTCATTAAAgttaatttaactttaggttgTATAACATGAAACAAACGATTAtggaaaaccaaaacaaaatacttaCTGAAGAAGCCATCACCTGTCATCATGTATGATGATATATCGTAGAATTGGTGACAACAACGACGATGGCGACGCGATGCAACATGAAGCAAGAATTGGTCCTGGTAGCTGCGAGACAATTTTTCATTGAATGATTGATAGATTGAGTGCAGATGGTGTAATAGTACACTCATTAAACTAGTGGCGCCGTTTTTATAGGAAGAGAAGCTTGAACAAAAGTGCCTCTGGTATATATGACAAAGTATGCATCGATCTCATGGATTCATTGGTTATGCATCAAAATCGTTTGTTGGGAATGTTCCTAATGGTATCGTTTGGTTGTGTAACGCAATGAACTGGTTTACATCCCAGACGGGCCTACAGGCATGCGTTTAAtgacattttttgttgttgttattgtcggCCTACGGCTAAGCCTATAGTGTTAGTTTCATAGTTCAGGTTGTCTTTGATCTGGACAATTGCACGTGCAACGTGCATATCAAGCTGCATTCGTTTTCTGTTCATGGATCCATTGGTAGTTTGGTATTAGCGACAGAGACTGAAACAGGTTTTAACATTTAAGGTATGTTTACTTCTAACAAGAATGCCTATAGGCGTGCGTGTAAAGTGAATGTGCCTTCGCAACGAATTGTTTGAAGCAGCCTcgatttatttgataaatttaaaatagatatTTGTAATTGATGTTAAGTATTACGAACATTAATTCATagcaattatttttatatattattctaAGTGACACCTTGATAGTCACAGTAGAtgaaatattataattattatgtatatatagtagggtggtcgttattttccaaaaattggaatttctatgctcccaagggcttatatggttggaaataaataaaaaaaaatattccccaagtttcaagtctctaaattaattttaacccgTGCCgaaaagcggttgaagtttcttatgggaataacatggggtttttgACCTTGTCCcatcaaatttaaattccagccaaactatTCGTtctaaaaatctgaaacttGGCAGACTTATACCTTATAGTTGTAGCAATcatgtggattttttttcagatttttaactattatagtTTCGGATATTGAGCTCggtaaagaaaaccattttttttcagacttttttcatttttttttttttcaaaaaaaaaaaaattccttattcGTTTatgagtaattccatgtgaaaaaaattaggaaaaataaaatcttgttGTGTCATTTTTAACGgttccttagctcaaaatatgaacttctgtatataaataatccccaaaaaaaaattagcaagtgagtagaatgaattaattcccaatgttttttttttgcatttgtagggtgatatttagacctttccaaaaccgttattaaaaatgaaattagtaCTTTGTAAGCTGATCTAttacaaaaaaggtgaaaaacacattttattttttttctaaaaaacccattttttatttttttttttcaaaactatttttgaagtaaaaaattatgatcttttcaataaaaattgtttcgtaatgattttttcacttttaagctgtttttttgcaattttttattttgatgattcaAATTTGTACATAAAacggcacgagtacgataacttaggcgacaagaattgataacggtattttgtagaggagttcaatacaataattttttactatgggagaggGGGTCTATCTCAATTCGTTTACGCGGGAggggcatttttt encodes:
- the LOC129917866 gene encoding activated Cdc42 kinase Ack, with the protein product MADTETEWLEDLLREVQLEQFLARIRDDLQVTRLAHFDYVQPTDLERCGLGKPAIRRLMEAVRKKKAHQWRKNILSKLIGGGKQPSKKQSNVPKENQSTQLTCLIHEKDVTLGIKLGDGSFGVVRKGEWTTPSNRILQVAVKVLKSDNLTQPGIIDDFFREVQAMHALDHPNLVRLHGVVLSQPMMMITELAERGSLLDTMRKQCKHTPLRNIWIWSVQISTGMAYLEHKRFLHRDLACRNVLLAAGNKIKIGDFGLMRALPQEDDCYVMSEHKKVPFPWCAPESLRYRQFSHASDTWMFGVTLWEMFTFGEDPWVGLNGSQILRKIDREGERLHHPEACPPDVYELMLQCWDKTPSERPTFAAIKEFLNGAEPQLLKAIKPFHEANKLDIEVNDIIAIVDGRPELKFIKGQNQRTFEVGIFPRNILEKRKVNDLIRSSNDGLRQVGGGHGSPFGFCWGGPALGAPPIQTDGEGDNRNRKSASFQIKERKSSTFKQFAYNKLVNERGAATGQLLQHRSSMPPKLSNMTSNGHQAQQKEGILIDISPEFGVLESGQSASSLKVDSSFCILDAPIDVPTEETPQQEQLPSQPTAAQFQLPTRLEPPPYQMPPTYSNTLEFTQTVARDPFDTSDIETTPSDGLYSNVNKQPISEDTQEQGASSSVFNSPMARKSLMFSQNKENIPQDPQKPPEMASAVMQFTSNSNESLGASLNNLSLESSGASEKMLDKSFIAELEKDMYKRPGSQTDFERNSSQMYANKEAMYKNNLTPLKNINSSPPSNGASPKIKNERYGSVIVDNRNNSLYGSDVELRQKQINTEQQQQQQPSTTSVVNQIWYEKVAGREYYSQPPVDFYQNTFAQQQSGSEMLQQQQNNNNFVRPALQKTSNIYNSVPTSVYGVVPRDFYDSVAPTPSTYYGQVPLNGGGAMHAGAAIYSNGAAAQLNPVIYDEVSMEDYLRPTRPAPLAPPQLSAQQIQRRLEKLKMQQENGEAGAAATSIYGSIEALENQMITSILKDLGPPATESDIRSALRASGGDPNIAIRFYKIDQLTRLGLANRPQCEQALQKTGWSVELAAAVLLESTS